The Granulicella arctica genome segment GCGAGCTGGCTTATTTGGCTGGTCCGCGGTTCCGAAGAATTTCACGTACTCCGACTGCATCCCTGCGAAGTCCAGCTTGCCCGTCTTCGGGTCCGGTCCCAGAAACACGGTCATCTTCACTACATCTTTTGTGTCCAGGCCCTGCTCCTTCAAAGCTGCCTGGATCTTCGCAAAGACGCTTGCCGCCTGCGTCTTCGTGTCTCCGTACTCAGCAGGCGTGCCCTTCGCCGCATCTGCTGGCGTAACTGGCGAAGCAAGCTGTCCGCTCAGATAGTAAGTATCACCCGCCCAGACACCGGTTGCGATCGGCGATTTCTCCGACTGGATATGCTTCACCACAACTTGTGCCTGCAACGCGCCTGCTAGCATCGTTACTGCTACTGCCATCCAAATCCGCTTCATTCAAATTCTCCATTCCGGTTGAAAGATCAAGGAAATAAAGTAACTATTTTAGTTACATAATAAATTTAAGCAGAAACAGCATTCGCCGGTACAGCCACTTTCGCCGTCTTAACCTTGTCGCTAATCATCCCTACTGCACGACGAGCACTCAGAGCTGCACCTTCCTGCCAGCCTACGATGTGGCTAATCGTATCGCCTGCAAAGTAGATAGGGCCATCTGCCTGGATCACCGTGTCGTAGCCGCTTGGTCCGCCGCCGTAGCTCCGAATCCACGAGCCCTCATTCCATTCCACATGCTTCCATCCGCAGAAGACGGGGTTCATCAGCTCCTTCCCGTGCCCAGGATGAAGCTTCTCGATCGTCGCGCGGCTTGCTGCAAACTTTTGTTCCATGGTCATCTTCAGAAACGCCGGATCAGAAGCCTCCTCCATGTATCCCGACACCACGATCCCTGTCGGATGCATCAGACGAGAACTCGGATACCAGACCGGACTCGGTCCCTGCGCAGCGAACGACAGTCCGCCATAGATGTTGTAATCCTGTTCCCAGAAGCGCCGTGATTCCCAGGGAATCTTATAGCTGCCTGCCATCGTGCTCTCGTCGATCACCTTGGCAAATTCAGGCGACAGATCGTGCGGTATCTTTTTGATCATCGAGAACGGCATGGCGCACACGCAATAAGCTGCTTCAATCTGCTTGGCGGCTCCATGCTGTGTATACCCAATCCGGACGCCCTTAGCGGTCTTTCGAATCTCCGTCACCGGCGAGTTGTACTGGACCACCG includes the following:
- a CDS encoding Rid family hydrolase, whose amino-acid sequence is MKRIWMAVAVTMLAGALQAQVVVKHIQSEKSPIATGVWAGDTYYLSGQLASPVTPADAAKGTPAEYGDTKTQAASVFAKIQAALKEQGLDTKDVVKMTVFLGPDPKTGKLDFAGMQSEYVKFFGTADQPNKPARSAFQVAALAAPWALLEIEVIAVKSK